One genomic segment of Paenibacillus sp. FSL H8-0332 includes these proteins:
- a CDS encoding GNAT family N-acetyltransferase: MITIRPIERRDNAAIEGIIRECLIEFGGNREGLAWADDSLHDLYTYYNSAANRAYWIIEVDGQVLGGCGIAAFDEARQICELQKMYLSAAIRGQGVAAELLDTAIAFAKQHYLKCYLETLLTMQAAGRFYVKHGFSPLDGPLAGSEHYACDAWYIRDLHN; this comes from the coding sequence ATGATTACCATCCGTCCCATTGAGCGCAGGGATAATGCGGCCATTGAGGGGATTATCCGGGAGTGCCTGATTGAATTCGGCGGTAACCGCGAAGGCTTGGCCTGGGCAGATGACAGCCTGCATGACTTATATACCTATTATAATAGCGCGGCGAACCGGGCTTACTGGATTATAGAAGTGGATGGGCAGGTGCTCGGCGGCTGCGGGATTGCAGCTTTTGACGAAGCACGACAGATCTGTGAATTGCAGAAAATGTACCTGTCCGCAGCCATCCGCGGCCAAGGCGTTGCAGCAGAGCTGTTGGATACGGCGATTGCATTCGCTAAGCAGCATTACCTTAAGTGTTACCTGGAGACGCTGCTGACGATGCAGGCCGCTGGCCGTTTCTATGTCAAGCACGGGTTCAGCCCGCTGGATGGCCCGCTGGCCGGTTCCGAGCATTATGCCTGCGATGCATGGTATATCCGAGACTTACATAACTGA
- a CDS encoding CARDB domain-containing protein, which yields MRNKYVTWSLVVTLLISTLFMAAGPLTRSSAAGGPNLALNKIITASGQSQNYTPDNVKDSNQNTYWESANDAFPGWIQVDLGTLTSIDQLVLKLPASWETRTQTLAVQGSTNGTSFTDVAGASGYEFNPSVAGNSVTINLTAVNTRYVRLLFSANTAWPAGQLSELEIYGASSATPAPTASPAPAGTYEAEDATLSGGAKVNTDHAGYSSTGFVDGYLTQGPATTFTVSVSAAGTRNVTLKYANASGSDKTISIYVNGVKQRQTTLPNLANWDTWSTKAEALPLNSGSNTIAYKYDAGDTGNVNLDLITVAQAVIATPAPSPTAAPTSTPASTATVAPTSTQAPTATATPAPTATATPVPTSTAPPGGNIAIGKAISASSNTQNFIAGNANDNNTATYWEGNGNPSSLTLDLGANHNITSLVLKLNPATEWATRTQNIQVLGQNQSSTTFSNLVSAQTYTFNPASGNTVTIPVTATVKQLQLNITSNSGAPAGQIAEFQVYGAPAANPDLSITGMSWTPASPVESSTVTLNAVVKNIGNAAAAATTVNFYLNNELAGSAPVAALAAGASATVSLNAGMLTAGTYPLSAKVDEANQIIEQNDNNNSYTNSTPLVVAPVSSSDLIGTTSWSPDTPAAGSSVTFSVNLKNQGNLASSGGAHGITVALKNQAGATVQTFTGSYSGAIAAGASVNVSVPGTWSAVNGSYTVTTTIAADANEVIAKQANNVKTVNLVVYALRGASVPYSRYDTQDATRGGSAALKSAPNFDQMLTASEASGQSYIALPSNGSYAQWTVRAGQGGAGVTMRFTMPDSADGMGLTGALDVYVNGAKAKTIPLTSYYSWQYFSGDQPGDAPSAGRPLFRFDEVHWKMDTPLQPGDTIRIQKSNGDSLEYGVDFLEIEPVPAAIARPANSVSVTDYGAVAGDGQDDLAAFNSAVTAAVAGGKSLYIPSGTFNLSSMWVIGSVSNMINNFTVTGAGYWHTNLQFTNPNAAGGGISFRILGKLDFSNVYMNSNLRSRYNQNAIYKGMMDNFGNNSVIHNVWIEHFECGMWVGDYARTPAIFANNLLVENSRIRNNLADGINYSQGTSNSTVRNTNVRNNGDDGLAVWPSNTFGAPDGVNNTFSYNTIENNWRAGAIGIFGGSGHKADHNYIIDTVGGSGIRLNTTFPGAHFNNNTGMIFSDTTIINSGTSRDLYDGERGAIDLEASSDPIKNVTFTNIDIINTQRDAIQFGYGGGFSGIVFNNININGTGLDGVTTSRFSGAHKGAAIYTYTGNGSATFNNLTTSNIAYPSLYYIQSGFGLLIQ from the coding sequence ATGCGCAACAAGTATGTTACATGGTCGCTTGTAGTTACGCTGCTTATCTCAACGCTATTCATGGCGGCTGGACCGCTTACCCGTTCGTCGGCAGCGGGCGGACCGAATCTTGCACTTAACAAAATCATTACCGCCAGCGGGCAATCCCAGAATTATACGCCGGATAACGTTAAGGACAGTAATCAGAATACGTATTGGGAGAGCGCAAATGATGCTTTTCCTGGGTGGATTCAAGTGGACCTGGGTACGCTCACCAGTATAGACCAGCTTGTATTAAAGCTTCCGGCAAGCTGGGAGACCCGGACGCAGACGCTGGCGGTACAGGGCAGTACGAATGGCACTAGCTTTACAGATGTTGCTGGTGCATCCGGGTACGAATTTAATCCTTCGGTGGCGGGCAATAGTGTCACGATTAACCTCACGGCTGTCAATACACGTTATGTCCGTCTGCTGTTCAGCGCGAATACTGCATGGCCTGCGGGCCAATTGTCCGAGCTTGAAATCTACGGTGCCAGCAGCGCAACGCCTGCGCCTACTGCCAGCCCGGCTCCAGCCGGTACCTATGAAGCGGAAGACGCTACACTCTCCGGGGGCGCAAAAGTGAACACGGACCATGCCGGATACTCCAGCACAGGATTCGTTGACGGCTATCTGACTCAAGGACCGGCAACCACCTTCACGGTGAGCGTGTCCGCAGCAGGTACGCGGAATGTTACGCTGAAGTATGCCAATGCAAGCGGAAGCGACAAGACGATCAGTATCTATGTGAACGGAGTTAAGCAGCGCCAGACCACCTTGCCTAACCTGGCGAACTGGGATACCTGGAGCACGAAGGCTGAAGCCCTGCCGCTCAATTCCGGCAGCAATACCATCGCTTACAAATATGATGCCGGGGATACGGGGAATGTCAATCTGGATCTAATTACGGTAGCGCAAGCCGTGATCGCCACTCCAGCCCCTTCACCTACGGCAGCTCCAACGTCAACCCCGGCTTCTACAGCTACAGTGGCACCAACCTCTACACAGGCGCCAACAGCCACGGCAACCCCAGCACCAACGGCTACGGCAACACCGGTGCCCACTTCAACGGCGCCCCCTGGAGGGAACATCGCCATTGGTAAGGCGATCAGTGCATCCTCCAACACGCAGAATTTCATTGCCGGTAATGCCAACGACAACAACACGGCTACTTACTGGGAGGGTAACGGCAATCCTAGTTCTCTGACGCTTGATCTGGGAGCGAATCATAACATTACTTCCCTTGTGCTGAAGCTGAATCCGGCGACAGAATGGGCAACACGGACCCAGAATATTCAGGTGCTTGGACAGAATCAGAGCAGTACAACCTTCAGCAATCTGGTATCCGCCCAGACGTACACATTCAATCCGGCTTCAGGCAATACGGTAACGATTCCTGTTACAGCTACGGTTAAGCAGCTGCAGCTTAACATTACGTCTAACTCCGGTGCGCCCGCCGGACAGATTGCCGAATTCCAGGTATATGGTGCACCGGCCGCGAACCCGGATCTGAGCATCACAGGTATGAGCTGGACGCCTGCTTCTCCGGTGGAGAGCAGCACGGTCACCCTGAATGCAGTGGTGAAGAACATTGGCAATGCCGCAGCGGCGGCTACAACGGTCAATTTCTATCTGAACAATGAGTTGGCCGGTTCTGCACCAGTAGCGGCATTGGCAGCAGGAGCTTCAGCTACTGTATCCTTGAATGCCGGTATGCTAACTGCCGGAACCTATCCGCTGAGTGCCAAGGTGGATGAGGCTAACCAGATCATTGAGCAGAATGACAACAACAACAGCTACACTAATTCAACGCCGCTTGTTGTGGCTCCTGTATCGAGCTCCGACCTTATCGGGACCACCTCATGGTCACCGGATACACCGGCAGCAGGCAGCAGCGTGACCTTCTCTGTCAATCTTAAGAATCAGGGCAATCTTGCTTCCTCCGGGGGTGCACACGGAATCACTGTTGCACTGAAAAACCAGGCAGGCGCCACAGTGCAGACCTTCACAGGGTCATACAGCGGTGCAATTGCTGCCGGGGCTTCGGTGAATGTCTCTGTTCCGGGCACATGGAGTGCAGTGAACGGAAGTTACACCGTCACTACGACGATTGCCGCAGATGCCAATGAAGTTATAGCCAAGCAGGCCAACAATGTAAAAACCGTTAATCTCGTCGTATACGCTCTGCGCGGAGCAAGCGTACCCTACAGCCGGTATGACACGCAGGATGCGACCCGCGGCGGTTCAGCGGCGCTGAAATCGGCACCGAATTTCGATCAAATGCTAACTGCTTCGGAGGCTTCGGGCCAGAGCTATATTGCTTTGCCGTCCAACGGCTCTTATGCACAATGGACAGTGAGAGCGGGTCAAGGCGGCGCCGGGGTCACCATGAGATTCACGATGCCGGATTCGGCAGACGGCATGGGCCTTACCGGAGCGCTGGATGTGTACGTGAATGGCGCCAAAGCCAAAACCATCCCGTTAACCTCCTATTACTCCTGGCAGTACTTCTCCGGCGACCAGCCTGGTGATGCACCGAGTGCCGGACGCCCATTGTTCCGCTTCGATGAAGTACACTGGAAGATGGATACACCACTTCAGCCTGGGGACACGATCCGTATTCAGAAGAGTAACGGGGACAGCCTCGAGTATGGTGTAGACTTCCTGGAAATTGAGCCAGTACCGGCAGCAATTGCCCGCCCGGCTAACTCCGTATCGGTTACTGATTACGGTGCAGTGGCAGGTGACGGCCAGGATGATCTTGCAGCTTTCAACAGTGCAGTAACAGCAGCAGTCGCAGGCGGCAAATCGCTCTATATCCCTTCCGGAACCTTCAATCTCAGCAGTATGTGGGTGATTGGCTCCGTCAGCAATATGATCAACAACTTTACGGTTACGGGTGCAGGTTATTGGCATACCAACCTGCAATTTACCAATCCCAATGCAGCCGGAGGAGGGATCTCCTTCCGTATCCTGGGCAAGCTGGATTTCAGCAATGTCTATATGAACTCGAATCTGCGGTCCCGCTACAACCAGAACGCGATCTACAAAGGCATGATGGATAACTTCGGCAATAATTCAGTCATTCATAATGTCTGGATCGAGCATTTCGAATGTGGAATGTGGGTGGGTGATTATGCCCGGACCCCGGCGATTTTTGCGAATAATCTGCTTGTGGAGAACAGCCGTATCCGCAACAATCTGGCGGACGGCATCAACTACTCCCAGGGAACCAGCAACTCTACCGTCCGCAATACCAATGTGCGCAATAACGGGGACGATGGTCTGGCCGTGTGGCCGAGCAACACCTTTGGTGCACCGGATGGTGTGAATAACACTTTTTCGTACAATACGATTGAGAATAACTGGCGTGCCGGCGCTATCGGCATCTTCGGTGGCAGTGGTCACAAGGCGGATCACAACTACATCATCGACACGGTGGGCGGCTCCGGTATCCGGCTGAATACGACCTTTCCGGGGGCGCATTTCAACAACAACACGGGGATGATTTTCTCGGATACGACGATTATTAACAGCGGCACCAGCCGTGACTTGTATGACGGGGAGCGCGGCGCGATTGATCTCGAAGCTTCGAGTGATCCGATCAAGAATGTAACCTTCACCAACATCGACATCATCAACACCCAGCGGGATGCGATCCAGTTCGGATACGGCGGCGGCTTCTCGGGTATCGTATTCAACAACATCAACATCAACGGCACAGGTCTCGATGGAGTGACAACGTCCAGGTTCTCCGGCGCCCATAAGGGAGCGGCAATCTACACGTATACCGGTAACGGTTCAGCTACATTCAACAATCTGACTACCAGCAATATTGCGTATCCAAGCCTGTATTATATTCAGAGCGGGTTTGGGCTGTTGATTCAGTAG
- a CDS encoding Imm3 family immunity protein, giving the protein MIYSCSEYSEYINDTYNEYINDEKVSRKEAIARTFNEYDMLMKKSETDKLVISVIIAEILASHSKASNTFKNYMVETLSNINNNLIEQEHKLTQEQHDDFFFRKKQVLIQLEKMPSDFYPRVCWYYEELTDEVNKFFSEINFKDRDEKEVVEKVINRFERDCKNTVSEKIVVYTTLAENLVRHDLTQQIKGISFIEDLKGFTVNSIQGEQLSDVEKENLAQRIQVVLNSLA; this is encoded by the coding sequence ATGATTTATAGCTGTAGTGAATATTCAGAATATATAAATGATACTTATAATGAATATATAAACGATGAAAAAGTGAGTAGAAAGGAGGCTATTGCACGAACATTTAATGAGTATGATATGTTAATGAAAAAAAGCGAGACAGATAAATTGGTCATAAGTGTAATAATTGCTGAAATTTTAGCTTCACATTCCAAAGCGTCCAATACATTTAAGAATTATATGGTAGAAACGTTATCAAATATAAATAATAATTTAATTGAACAGGAACATAAACTTACACAGGAGCAACACGATGATTTCTTCTTTCGTAAGAAACAAGTACTTATACAATTAGAAAAAATGCCATCAGACTTTTATCCCAGAGTATGTTGGTACTACGAAGAATTAACAGACGAAGTTAATAAGTTTTTTAGTGAAATCAACTTTAAGGATAGAGATGAAAAAGAGGTCGTTGAAAAAGTGATCAACCGTTTTGAGCGTGATTGCAAAAATACAGTAAGTGAAAAAATTGTAGTGTATACAACATTAGCTGAAAATTTAGTGCGACATGATTTAACGCAACAAATAAAGGGCATCAGTTTTATAGAAGATTTAAAGGGTTTTACAGTAAACAGTATTCAAGGTGAACAACTATCTGATGTTGAGAAAGAAAACTTGGCACAGCGCATACAAGTGGTTTTAAATTCCTTAGCTTGA
- a CDS encoding deaminase domain-containing protein: MSSTKLVFNEDEVRRLQSKIGQVSQDTNRLYLQLKGQSSSWGGIPMGNHIFRAQVLINELTVEAEKLEDIIRVALRGVSELQEENKRQADKLTGQFNLLLAAFGSLGLQPAAGRVSIPEFVQRSATNLITSIAALSGKDELSSDPVVKQLRNVIQTSGLLTVESIAAQSKLNDIFAARNQIAKAQMAFKVYQAFGNQAQMEAVHAQAEEARQKLASLGVAKIYYESGKDLSAHYRQPAVTACEYDPSITGDKVPLLHNEEYLLLLSLAMEKTAAGAYARGQLAAKRQEIQIAAALKQVQEQIEAQRRLNGPPLTLPDGTPITADNKENETTLDFYQAKVYVPNEYLTPMYTSYLGWLDQTYGLTKWESRVRQADAVVLAFTEGLVKEVVMGVADTATFVFKLVVDPVKTTTEMKNQAKYLIDHPEVLVEAAKMAYRQFDEGTPEEKAAMLGSVASILVPGLQITKTGKAAKVLGEVEDVVSQAAKDALQGIKQKLPNLGPVVQTPEGFVFKIGEIQGTPALPKTPVQQRYLDGVEGTGKDKIPNKLIDSLYERTQNIRNDINKEIQKIRNSDEYKNLSNTQRKKLDRKLDNLTFGNVAVADVNIPGIKKEFQAHSQIHSSDGVGSNVRDLSYSKVDKSLESYVDDQFPRINDTEAKILEDIASQIKDPNVKGQIDLFTELDACQSCSNLIMEFRRKFPNIQLNVNSKSMR; this comes from the coding sequence GTGTCTTCCACGAAGCTTGTATTTAACGAAGATGAAGTCAGGCGCCTGCAATCGAAGATTGGCCAGGTGAGTCAGGACACCAATCGGTTATATCTTCAATTGAAGGGCCAGTCCAGTAGCTGGGGCGGTATTCCCATGGGTAACCATATCTTCAGGGCCCAGGTTCTGATCAATGAATTAACCGTAGAAGCGGAGAAATTAGAGGATATCATCCGGGTCGCCCTGAGAGGCGTCTCGGAGCTACAGGAAGAGAATAAGCGGCAGGCGGACAAGCTGACAGGCCAATTTAATCTGTTGCTCGCGGCTTTCGGAAGCTTGGGGCTGCAACCAGCCGCCGGACGGGTCTCCATCCCTGAATTTGTGCAGCGAAGTGCGACGAATCTCATCACTTCTATTGCGGCTCTATCGGGAAAAGATGAGCTCAGCAGCGACCCGGTGGTGAAGCAGCTCAGAAATGTTATTCAGACCTCCGGCCTGCTGACCGTAGAGAGTATAGCTGCACAAAGTAAGCTGAACGATATCTTCGCGGCGCGGAATCAGATCGCCAAGGCACAGATGGCCTTCAAGGTGTATCAGGCATTTGGAAATCAGGCACAGATGGAGGCTGTCCACGCGCAGGCGGAAGAGGCCCGGCAGAAGCTGGCTTCTCTAGGCGTAGCCAAGATCTACTATGAATCCGGCAAGGACTTAAGCGCCCATTACAGACAACCAGCGGTTACAGCCTGTGAGTATGATCCGTCGATCACGGGGGACAAAGTTCCGTTACTACATAACGAAGAATATTTACTGCTCCTGAGTCTGGCGATGGAGAAGACCGCCGCCGGAGCGTATGCGCGGGGCCAGCTTGCAGCCAAGCGGCAGGAAATTCAGATCGCAGCGGCTCTTAAGCAGGTTCAAGAGCAGATTGAAGCGCAGCGGCGGTTGAACGGGCCGCCGCTCACCCTGCCGGATGGCACGCCAATTACCGCAGACAACAAGGAAAATGAGACCACGTTGGACTTTTATCAGGCGAAAGTCTATGTGCCAAATGAATATCTTACCCCGATGTACACCAGTTATCTGGGGTGGCTGGATCAGACTTACGGGCTTACGAAATGGGAGAGTCGGGTTCGTCAGGCGGACGCGGTGGTGCTGGCGTTTACCGAAGGATTGGTGAAAGAAGTCGTCATGGGCGTGGCGGATACGGCTACTTTTGTCTTCAAGCTAGTTGTAGACCCGGTCAAGACTACCACAGAAATGAAGAATCAGGCGAAATATCTGATTGACCATCCAGAAGTGCTAGTGGAAGCGGCGAAGATGGCGTATCGTCAGTTTGACGAAGGCACACCTGAAGAGAAAGCTGCGATGCTGGGTTCGGTTGCCTCCATCCTCGTCCCCGGACTACAAATCACCAAAACAGGTAAAGCAGCGAAAGTGCTGGGTGAGGTAGAAGACGTCGTCAGCCAAGCGGCGAAGGATGCCCTGCAAGGGATCAAGCAGAAGCTCCCGAATCTGGGTCCGGTGGTGCAGACGCCGGAAGGGTTTGTTTTCAAGATAGGGGAGATTCAGGGTACTCCAGCCTTGCCGAAGACGCCGGTGCAGCAGCGGTATTTGGATGGGGTGGAGGGGACGGGTAAAGATAAGATACCTAATAAATTAATTGACAGTCTTTATGAGAGAACGCAAAATATCAGAAATGATATTAATAAAGAAATTCAAAAAATAAGAAATTCTGACGAATACAAGAACCTTTCAAATACACAAAGAAAAAAACTTGATAGGAAACTAGATAATCTAACTTTTGGAAATGTCGCTGTAGCAGATGTAAATATTCCGGGTATTAAGAAAGAGTTTCAAGCACATAGTCAAATTCATTCCTCTGATGGCGTGGGAAGTAATGTTAGAGATTTAAGTTATTCCAAAGTAGATAAATCATTGGAAAGCTATGTCGATGATCAATTTCCACGAATTAATGACACGGAGGCAAAGATTCTTGAGGATATTGCTTCTCAAATAAAAGACCCTAATGTTAAAGGTCAAATAGATTTATTTACTGAACTAGATGCATGTCAAAGTTGCTCAAACTTAATTATGGAATTTAGACGTAAGTTCCCGAATATTCAGTTAAATGTTAATTCTAAAAGTATGAGATGA
- a CDS encoding deaminase domain-containing protein has product MVLAFTEGLVKEVVMGVADTATFVFKLVVDPVKTTTEMKNQAKYLIDHPEVLVEAAKMAYRQFDEGTPEEKAAMLGSVASILVPGLQIIKAGKAGKALGEVEDVVSQAAKDALQGIKQKLPNLGPVVQTAEGFVFKIGEIQGTPALPKTPVQQRYMDGLEGGVEGTGKGTFPTKLIDPEADKHIIDKVTEARSGLSNKYKNSGNFAYAEVNVAGVNKTDFFAHSGVHDASKGISGTGEFSFKPSDPIYKATEAPDNAGNIYLRDGDTEYKILNDVASKLGDNKDAAGTIRLFTEKDTCGSCNNIIQQFQKDFPNIKVEVLHNGDTPISP; this is encoded by the coding sequence GTGGTGCTGGCGTTTACCGAAGGATTGGTGAAAGAAGTCGTCATGGGCGTGGCGGATACGGCTACTTTTGTCTTCAAGCTAGTTGTAGACCCGGTCAAGACTACCACAGAAATGAAGAATCAGGCAAAATATCTGATTGACCATCCAGAAGTGCTAGTGGAAGCGGCGAAGATGGCGTATCGTCAGTTTGACGAAGGCACACCCGAAGAGAAAGCTGCGATGCTGGGTTCGGTCGCCTCCATCCTTGTCCCCGGACTACAGATCATCAAAGCAGGTAAAGCAGGGAAAGCGCTGGGTGAGGTAGAAGACGTCGTCAGCCAAGCGGCGAAGGATGCCCTGCAAGGGATCAAGCAGAAACTCCCTAATCTGGGTCCGGTGGTGCAGACAGCGGAAGGTTTTGTTTTCAAGATAGGAGAGATCCAGGGTACTCCAGCCTTGCCGAAGACGCCGGTGCAGCAGCGGTATATGGATGGGCTGGAGGGTGGGGTTGAGGGGACGGGTAAAGGTACATTCCCAACCAAATTGATTGATCCAGAAGCTGATAAACATATAATTGATAAAGTGACTGAAGCAAGAAGCGGATTATCTAATAAATATAAAAATAGTGGTAATTTTGCATATGCAGAAGTGAACGTTGCAGGTGTAAATAAAACAGATTTCTTTGCACATAGTGGTGTTCATGACGCATCAAAAGGAATTTCAGGGACAGGGGAGTTTTCATTCAAGCCCAGTGATCCGATATATAAGGCGACCGAAGCGCCTGATAATGCAGGGAACATTTATCTGAGGGATGGAGATACAGAGTATAAAATACTAAATGATGTTGCTAGTAAACTAGGCGATAATAAAGATGCAGCAGGAACAATTAGACTGTTCACTGAAAAGGATACATGTGGTAGTTGCAATAATATCATTCAGCAATTTCAAAAAGACTTTCCCAATATTAAAGTTGAAGTACTGCATAATGGCGATACACCCATCTCACCTTAA